CGGGACCCgggttgaaaatagcaaaaatcagtCTATATGGAAcggccattgaaatgcattgggattattatttttttttttctttttctacaaATCCCGCTTCATGAAATGTTACCGattaacatgcaaatcaaatttaaaaaacggaaagtgagtacaaattaagaggaactgCGCAAAAACTTTCTAGAAGACAGACAAGTACGaatgaaattgatttttttttttttttttttttttttaaggccaagTGAACAAAAGTCACCCAATGGGTTCAATTCAAATACATCCTGATCCCCTTTTTTGATGACTGTCTTTGGCTTTTCATAGTGATGATGTCACCAAAAGTTAACTTCACTTGAAAAACAATTGGGTCAAAATTaaaccaaattgggtcaaaaaaaaaaaaaaaaaagggaccgaCCCAATGTTTTTGAATAACccaaatgttgggtcaaatgaataacccacaaaacaacaccAAAATTCGGTTGTTTTGTAGGTTATTAACTTAATTTGCCCCAACATTTGGTGCTAAGTACTTCCAAAAGTTGGGTGGGTTCATTTTGGACCAGCGGGGAAGCGCAGCGAAAAACACATACAATTCTCAGAAAacagacagtcaatcaatctcattggttgtggctagacatgtgagtaccagtactgacatggaattctctgattggctgttgactccataattacagatagttcctgacatcaacaaacatcatatagcataaaagatacTTGACGtcatatagtccagacatcatatcgcctaaaactagttgaaactggatgctgttacatcaataccaaaacagacacgtcaCAGGtcgtgaactctactcaaacttaacccaggcatgACCCCAGACGTGAGACAAGaccccaaacattactcctgcatgactcgagtcatgacacaaggtgtcagtttgtggaacaatctcGATTATAAAACCAAATCTTCtcagtctatttgtatttttaaaacagctgttggaaaaaatagatttagcacaaggtcatgctgttgaattattttgtttacttgaaactttgaaagcatcttgacggtttgctgtcatttatttgtttttgattatttttgtgttgattaactcatttgctcccaataacgtgtaaatacgttttttttattttatgttttaagtgtcccaaacacgtatttatacgtttttttatgctaaagcatacagaaggctttgatgcagcctctcaactgcaaagaacggttgcagaaatggtagttattacacaaacggccagcaggtggcagcagtgcaaaggagatcaaccagggccatctaggaaaaaaagctcaattacttacaattttaaatagatttgtgaaaactgatgaaacttagctctcttctaatgcgaaTTGTGTAAATATATGCGTAATATATGTATGTTACCGGTTAAAAGTCAATGAAGATGGCACACAGCGCAAATGTGAAAAAGAACAAATGGGATACCAATGCACAATTAGAAATGGACAGTTAGTTCTTTCCAGAGAAAGGAAGCAGCCGTTGAAAAGGCTCCAAGTTAAAGATGGAATGTGAATTGAAAGGGGAAACGTGCGAGACCCTTCTGGCTTTACACATCAAACAAAATGAGAGTTATTTATTGCAGGGGTTCGATGTCACCTGCCTGctatgtctctctctctctctcgctctctgtcTCCCTCTGCAGATCACAGTTGGTGGGACACCCGGCGGCCCTTGCTAGTTCTGCCCCGCCTATTATCTGGAATGCCAGAGGTATCAACACTGCTTGTAAGTTTGACCACAAACACAAATCTGCCGTAACTTAACTCGCATATTGTATTATGAGGCTCAGGCATGGATTCAAGCAACAAGCAgtcctgattaactcattcaaacccaaaaacgtgtaaatacgtttttttatactttgtccttccctcccaaaaacgtctttacacattttttttttttaaagcaagagcgtacagaaggcttttaaTGCAGCTTatgtcatgaagaggtggcttaaagcaatggcagttattacaaaaaacggccagcagggggcagcagaaTGTAAGAGATCagacagggccatgttgcaacaagcgctTTTTGACAAGTGTTTTAACCAGGAAAGTGAATATCGATGAAACTTAAAGgggtactttacttatttatccatttttggcagtcaaacatttatattttgccgataataaatttcatatttttattatttttcatgcacaattagtacatttaaaaacacatcccTTTaaagggttgcttcagtgaaaatggctgggcgtgaaagagttaaaaaataataatgaaaaagccTTTTGAGTCTATTCATagatactgctttttttttttttcattcacattCTCTGTTAAACTGCGGGACAAATACTGTAtgacacttgaaaaaaaagaagtgtttttGGTCAGCCACAGGGCCTGACAGAACGAGCTGACCAGCACCAATTGCAACGTAAGCGCTGAAATGAgcgagaaaaaaacccaaaaaaacaaaaacaggaattaACGGAAGCGGATTAGCTGACACTCACATTTCAGGAAGTCGTCCCTGTGCTGCGGTTCCTGGACGTGCACAGATCTGTACATGGGAGCGTCATCTGCGGtggaagcaaaaacaacaaaaaaacaaaacaaaaaaaaacatatcctgATTAGAACATGTGGCATGATTAGACACTGATTGCCCATAATGgtgctgttaactcattcactgccaatgacaactatagacgtaaaaaaatccaagcaaacagccattgttaattttgggaaaaaaaaaaaaaaaagaaaaaaaaaagaaaaagaaaatttaaaatttaaattttaataaaaaaaataaaataattttagttctagtcttctgactaaatttaattaaagccttagtcataacttagtcacctgattgtatttgagttttaatccaactttagttgacagaaataaggagcaattttagtcaactaaattgacttctggaggtcgagacccagtttgtggtctcagaaagaccaagaccgatcactatgcacgatggtagcacttagcaatgaaaatggttgtcatcgttgttattaataacaacgagGATTAagaactatgaatgaaaacaatgaacaactaaaactaaattcacatttcttgtcaaaatttgcactggctgtttgcttggattttttacgtctatagtcgtcattggtagtgaatgagttaaaagcagatAAGCCAAACTTGATGTTACTGCTGAAACTAAACCGTCTTGTCATACAGAGTCAAGGCAAACAACACGGCTGGATTCAAAGGACGACGGGTGTGTTCATGTCAGCTCAGTCACGTCATCATCAAAGTAAACATTTGAGCAAGAGCTACCAAGTGACCTCAAGCTACAACACATTAATAAcagcagtgggaaaaaaaatcttctactGAACTGCGCAAAACTTTCTAGAAGACAGACAAGTACgatgaaattgatttttttttttaggccaagtGAACAAAAGTCACCCAATGGGTTCAATTCTGCCCCCCTTTTTTGATGGAAGCGCTGATGACTATCTTTGGCTTCTCAATATAATATAGTGATGACATCACCAAAAGTGAACTACACTCGAAAAGCAGTTGGGTGAAATTTAAACCAAAttgtgtcaagaaaaaaaaaaagggaccgaCCCAACGTTTTTGAATAAAccaaatgttgggtcaaatgactaacccacaaatcaacccaaggtcaaatgaataacccacaaaacaacaccAAAATTCGGTTGATTTGTAGGTTATTAACTTAATTTGCCCCAACATTTGATACGAAGTACTTCCAAATGTTGGGTTGGTTCATTTTGGACCCAATTCAATTAGgttattgaattaaaaaaaaaaaaaaaaaaaaaaaaaaaaaaaaaaaaaaaaaaaaggaaaataaaaggaacataaaatcaggttgatttgtggtttattgatttaatttgaaCCAAGTTTTGGGAAGTTGGAGTTAAATAGCTCAAAGAGTTTggttggttcatttttgacccaatccAATTACGTTATTGAATtaccccccccaacaaaaaaaaaataaccccccCAAAATTGGGTTGATTTTTGGGTTATTGATTCAATTCAGGTCAAAGACCTCAAAAAGTTACATCAGTTCATTTTTGTCCCAATTTCAATTGGGTTATGAATGACCCACAAAAACAACCCCGAAATGTGTTTGATTTGTGCgttattaatttcatttgacCCGACCTTTGGGGATAAATACCTctgaaagttgggtcaaatgaagaacccacaaaacaacaaaacaacccaattttacATCAAGTCAATATCTCCAACTGTGTTAAAAGACAGAGGAAAAATGACTTATTAAACAGTTTTGGGGCTGTTTTGTTGGTTattttaatttgactcaactttttgggttaaataactatAAAAGTTGAGTTCTTGACCTagtttggattatttttgacccaactgtttttacagTGCATGCTTAGTCTGTTatgtgaattgatttttttgggaTTGCACCTGCAGTACTCATCATTCACGTAAAATCCATAAAAGGTCCCAAATGAGCTTTTCTGCTGACTCACCTTTTAACGCGCGTTTCTTTTTGCCGTCCTCCAGTTGACAAAAGGTCATTTTGTTaactgtaaacacaaaaaaatatgtgttAGTGTGGCGATTATAATGGCAGAGGACTGCAACGAAGGCGCGTGATCGTAACGAGAAGTGACCCGTCCGCTCACCTGTCTTGGCCACTTTAACCAGTTCGTCGTTGCTGAATTCGTTCATGTGCTGCTTCATCTCGGACACGGCCTTGGTAACTGGGCCGAAGGTGAAGTAAGGGTTCACGGTGACTGTGGGCAGCTCCTCAGCTTCCGTCTGGGCTATCAGCATGTGGTAGCTCTGATCAAGAGAAGAGAAAAATCAGGAATTTTGCGATATAAAAACAGCCAAAAAAATCCATCATTGATTTGTTGTGTTACCTGAATGAAGTGGATGTGGTCCTCGGTGCGGGACAGCTGAGTGATCTCACCGTCTCTCCTCTTCAGGTCGGTGATCTCGTGCGTCAGACGCTCCAAGTGGCCCTCGGCGTTGTTGAGTGCCGCTCGCTTGTTGGTGGAGATCATCTTGGCCATCTCTTGCTGCATTCTCTCAATGGAGCGGATCATGTCGCCAAACATCTTCTCGCATTCCTGCATCGCTCTCTGGGCCGAGTTCTGCGCAGGAAAAAACGGAGGCGGGGCCATAAATCAAGTgggtgtcacttttttttttttttttttctcgtcaagcAGTCATCACTCCCAGCATGAAAGAATGTCAAGCGTGTAAGGTAAGTTGATTTAACATCCTGTTCGATCTGGAAGTGGTTCGCCTGGTCTTATTACAAACCTTGAGCGCGTCGACTGCTTGTTTCAGTTCCTCCATCTGTTTGAGTCGATCGTGAATCCTCTCCTGGATCTCGGCCTGGGTGGCCCCGAGGCGTTGCTGTGGGGGCCACAACAATGAAAGGCGTTGATTGGATTAACCAACTGTCAGTTTAGGActtaagacttagacttgactttattgatccctttgggatggctccctctgggaaattgacATGTCCAGcggcaataagaacagataataaaaaaaaaaaatttcaatcaatcaatcaatcaataaataaggttattacaccagagattgaattaataataataaaaataaaatacaaattcaatcaatcaataaataatgtttcaccagagatttaattaataataataataataataataaaaacaaaaataaaaaatgttcctGATTAGGCCAGCTGAGGCTGTCTCCACGGCAATGAGATGATATGTTTTGGCACCGTTCCCCCTGCCCACATTGTTACAAATTATAGAGTTCTGTTGAATGTCTTTTATTATGTGGCtttatatggatttttttttgttttttttaggttcaAACTGGCACCCATTCTGTCTccacctgttggccatttttttttcatgtttttttttttataggggtgtgccaaaaaatcggttcataaaagaatcgagattctcacttattaatcgaatcgaatcgatattaatatccaaaaatcgattttatttaaattagaaatgaagaagaaggggaaaagacagttgtagcccacatgctgtttttgtggggggggaaaaaaaaaaaaaaaaaaaaaaaaagacactttaatgtctctatttgtcattttgtcttgcaaagcagactggagtcgatcatgacaatgttgtgcatatctgtaaattgaagcagaaatcatttgtcaatcaaataattttgaatggaaaatggtttgaatcgagaatcgattctgaatcgaatcgcagacccaaaaatcgtaatcgaatcgaatcgtgagacagtcaaagattcccagccctactttttttttttgcacgttgGGACTTTTAGAAATCAAGAAATAATCGGAATCTTCTTACCTGTTCTTCCGCTCGCTCTTGCTCAGCAGACACCATGTCGTGACCTTTGTGCTCTTTCACCGTGCACAGCACGCAGATGCACATTTGGTCGGTGCGACAGAACAGCTCCAGGCCCTTCTGATGCTGCGGGCAGATCTGCCGGTCCAGATGGCCGATTTCATCCACCAGCTTGTGCCGCTTGAAAGTGGCCGACTCGTAATGGGGCTTGAGGTGGCGCTCGCAGTACGAGGCCAGGCACATCAAGCAGGTCTTGACGGCTTTGTTCTTCTTGCCCACGCAGATGTCGCAACCCACGTCCTGCGGCCCGGCCACGTTGTAGTCGGGGGACGGCGGCGGGGGCGGGAAGCCGTCCGAGTTGCGCTGCAGGGTGGAGTGCCGGGAGCCGCCGACGCGTCTTGGCGTGGGCCTCTTGTTGTAGGTGACCCGGCACTGCGGGCACAGGTACGTGCCCGTGTGGTCCGCGTGATCCCAGTACGTCTTCAGGCAAATGGAGCAGAAAACGTGCCCGCACGGGATTGACACCGCGTCCCTGAGGTATTCCTTACACAGGTGGCAGTTGTCTTGCTCTGATGCCATGGCCGTGCGATTGTTTCGAGCTCCTTTTGCGCTCAAATGATGCCGTGACAGTCGGCGACTCGTGTCAGCCAAGTGACTCCCAAACCCGACGACTGGCGTGAAGTTATATGGGAGTAAACAGAGGGAGAGGCTCAACTGGTTTAAGCCGAAACCAGTAAAACAAGGGCGGGGCAAGGCAAGGGCACAGCGAATGTCTTCATCAGTTCGAGAATGAATAAAATGTGAGATGACGTGGGCAGTGAGTAGTTTCATCATTCTTTTGAATGGAAGTTgaatcattaatttaaaaaaaaaaaaaaaaaaaaaaaaaaaaaaaaaaaaggaattccaCACAAAATTTAGATGCGACTGAATGAACTTTGCACCGTCTAATTGCATTTGAATAAAGATTAAGGACAATGAGGCCGACGTGTAACAATACAGGTGTGGCACAGTTACTACTATCGTATCATGATAGCTCTTCAAGTCATCATGCGCCGCTAAACACATTGTCAGcacgcctcttttttttttacgacgatCAGACGTAAGCgtctcaatcaatcaaatcaaaagtGATCCGTGTTCCCGCACGCAGTGATGCACAATTTCATCGCTTTGattatcgcgatacgtatcgtatcgtgaggttggcggcaatacccagcccgagAAAGAAAGGTAGCGTCAAGATGAATCCGCGGATGCCCGTATGTGCCCGCTCGGACGGAGGGTTGGAGAGATATGGCCACACAAAGgacattataaaaaataaataaatcgcaaAACAAGGAGGCCGCGAGAGATGaccccgcgataaacgagggaacgctGTACTTTCAAACGCTCCTCGGTACTGAGATTGAACATGCGTCAGCTTCTGTAAGGTCAGAAATGAGACGACGTTGCCGCCGCAGAGACTCTCGCAATTAGAGGCATGTTTTCTCTCGGTCTTACCAGCGAACACAAACATCGCCAAGATGGAGTTTCAGGGTTGTTAGAACCGAGTGGAATGTGACTACACTTGATAGCCCAGATAACAGATGCCATTGTTAAAAGCGCCAAGATGGCCCCTGCAGAGTGGGCTACGAACAGGCCTGTCGTCCATCAACAACAGCTGATATCctcgaacaaaacaaacacacagatgCTGGgcctatacacacacaaaaaaagaaatataaacaGTGTATCAAGTGATGTAAAGTGAGCTAACCAACAATAATGAACATGACAAATTAATTGTGCcccctttaacacattcactgccagcccagcaaaaatgcattatttgatgtctttttccgtcaatggccgtcaatgacttaagatgagatgtaaccaaaattgatggatttttaagcaacatttgccttaaaaaaaaaaaaaaaaaaaaggaaaaaaggaagctgcaatataatcacaacatatattggcacattgtgtttaattgtGAAAAGTTGTCATgtcataattatttttcatatgaCTAACATTAGCCTGGTTACAAGTGTTGTATTTTGAAAGCCACAATTCAGCTTGCGTTCCAATAAGTCTTCTTTAGCTGTAAGTTGACACTGAAGAGATTTTGATTTGGAAAACTGCTCTGTACTTTGTCCTGTCAAACAAAAATGACCTTGATTTGGACAGTAAATGGACTTtgcttccataaaaaaaaaaaaaaaaaaaactttttatggAGAAGATGGATCTATAGGCTACTGCTCACTGCACTTCACTCCATTCACTGCACAGACTGACCTCTGAGCTGTTAAACAATTAGttcgagagagagaaaaaaaacgaaaataaagTTGgaaattacaagaataaagtctttttttttaaagaaaaatagaataaaaaactaataaaatcatGTTAGTATTTGAATATTatcgttgctgttgttgttattattacacAACTTgtaatttaaaggggaagtcaagtcaaaaattacaatatgttctatgggcccccactcgtctaaacatgcGATTATGGTTCATGGAatatgtggaatatgaattcagcggcaaaatccacccgttttgaaTCCATCTTAAGGGGTAGACATTTTGCTTccttgctgaaaatgacattacagtgcctaaaggctcaggtaacgagttgacctgttttctgagtttggtcatgtgacactttGCGAGATGAGGCTTGATTGCTCacgacctgagcaactgtgatgtcattttcagttgaaggCAAGTCGCAGtgcaaggcaaaatggccgcccgatGAGACGAATCAAATCAAGTGgagtttgctgcttaactctttgactgccataaaTGTTTAATGACTTATTCTAAAATCCTCATGaatactgccaaaaacgttaatttacgtttttgtttttttctctctcaatgggcagcgctaccttgtcactaaaccaaaaatattagtgtcaaagtcactgttgtgcaaaaaaaattatcttttaacaaaaagcttgtttttctcttaatatttttgtattttcacttatgtcactcaaatgacctaatttcaaatgctgattactaaagaacggaataaggtagaaacatccttttttttttctcatgaaagaatggaatccaatcttttatatggtatccaccatatttatgttgtcattccgcacaatattctgtttgctttgaaagatgagtgaaaatgctccaaatcggctggcaccgttgggggttttttggataacgtttggcagtcaaagagttcatTTATATTccgcaaacacaatattaattagcacaataaaacataacattcCTTCATACTTTTGACAGTGACAGTTATATTTGGCCCGTGTAACATTCAGCAGTCTTCATTTTGCGTACCCACCTGAAATCCCTCGAATGGCGTCTTCCTGTTTTTCAGTGAACTCGCACTTTGCTTCCTTCGATGAAATATGCATTACCCTGCATGCCCACTCTCTCCCAAGCGAGGCTTGACCTTTCACCTTAAACTTGGTTTCACATATGGATGACTGTGGAGTATCGGTTTGCTCAAAACACAACTCCTCGGTTCACAACAAAGTGGCTTTACTCTTTGCAGGGTCCTGTCATGAAAGCTAATTAAAAAGTCCAGTATTCCAAACATGATCACATTTCATAGGAGTACAACAGGGACATTGTGGCTGCAAAAtgctccccttttttttttgatatcaGAATTGTGTGAAGTGTTTTTCCCCTCTGTAACAGCTCTAGGTAGTTAATCTGTAATCACAGGGTGCACCCTCTACTCTAGAGGAAGGAAAGGAAAAACTGGCTTATCACAACCTGACCTAATATGGTGAAGTAATATGGATGAAGTCGTGCAGGATGCAGAGTCAAGAGCGGATACGCTACTTCTAATAGGCTTAAAATGCATTGAGTTCATTTTGTTTCCAATTCTATTGAGGGTTCGGgttatctgtttaaaaaaaaaaaaaagaattgtggaaaatatgaatattatttttttacatatttatttgtatttttttttctctagatATTCTTCACATGAATTCCTGATTtagatgtattaaaaaaaaaaaaaacatcatagtccaaatttttaagttgtaagaaaaagacaattttttttttttttttttacaaaattacctaaaaatgtcccaaaagtgatcatatgtccaaaaaggaagcggAAAAGCAGAAATTTACCATGAAATATCCTTGTAATtgccaaaaaaattaatttaaaaaaaaggcagaaaaactaATTTCAACAAGtaacataaaatgtcccaaaacaaaagaaaggcagagaattaccataaaatattttttgaattgtcaataaagtcaaaaaatgtatttataaaaaaaaaaaaaaaaagtccgaaagcaaaaaatgaaatcccgaaaattaccataaaatgtacacaaaattgccaaaaagaaattcagaaaatgtatttaaaaaaaaaattgtggaaattatttttatacatttatttgtacttttcagataaaatattcttcaaatgaattcccaatttagataaaaaaaataattgaaaaataataattaaatgaaaatgtcagaaatttaatAAAAAGGCAGTAGAGTCTAaaaatttatgaaaaacaatgtatgaaaaattacacacagacacaaaaaaaaaaaaatccaaaactaaagACAAAAGAGAGAAGAAAACGAATGTcaattggatgctgcatatttttgtgtcatttgtgGTGCCTCAGTACATAAGACTAACAACGCATTGTTTTCTTCATCATAATCTTCAAAtgtattgtggctccagacgcatttttatttgatttgttttggttatttatttgtcctaaaatggctcttttgctGAC
The Festucalex cinctus isolate MCC-2025b chromosome 18, RoL_Fcin_1.0, whole genome shotgun sequence genome window above contains:
- the ftr83 gene encoding finTRIM family, member 83 isoform X3 → MIQLPFKRMMKLLTAHVISHFIHSRTDEDIRCALALPRPCFTGFGLNQLSLSLCLLPYNFTPVVGFGSHLADTSRRLSRHHLSAKGARNNRTAMASEQDNCHLCKEYLRDAVSIPCGHVFCSICLKTYWDHADHTGTYLCPQCRVTYNKRPTPRRVGGSRHSTLQRNSDGFPPPPPSPDYNVAGPQDVGCDICVGKKNKAVKTCLMCLASYCERHLKPHYESATFKRHKLVDEIGHLDRQICPQHQKGLELFCRTDQMCICVLCTVKEHKGHDMVSAEQERAEEQQRLGATQAEIQERIHDRLKQMEELKQAVDALKNSAQRAMQECEKMFGDMIRSIERMQQEMAKMISTNKRAALNNAEGHLERLTHEITDLKRRDGEITQLSRTEDHIHFIQSYHMLIAQTEAEELPTVTVNPYFTFGPVTKAVSEMKQHMNEFSNDELVKVAKTVNKMTFCQLEDGKKKRALKDDAPMYRSVHVQEPQHRDDFLKYNRRGRTSKGRRVSHQL
- the ftr83 gene encoding finTRIM family, member 83 isoform X1, with the protein product MIQLPFKRMMKLLTAHVISHFIHSRTDEDIRCALALPRPCFTGFGLNQLSLSLCLLPYNFTPVVGFGSHLADTSRRLSRHHLSAKGARNNRTAMASEQDNCHLCKEYLRDAVSIPCGHVFCSICLKTYWDHADHTGTYLCPQCRVTYNKRPTPRRVGGSRHSTLQRNSDGFPPPPPSPDYNVAGPQDVGCDICVGKKNKAVKTCLMCLASYCERHLKPHYESATFKRHKLVDEIGHLDRQICPQHQKGLELFCRTDQMCICVLCTVKEHKGHDMVSAEQERAEEQQRLGATQAEIQERIHDRLKQMEELKQAVDALKNSAQRAMQECEKMFGDMIRSIERMQQEMAKMISTNKRAALNNAEGHLERLTHEITDLKRRDGEITQLSRTEDHIHFIQSYHMLIAQTEAEELPTVTVNPYFTFGPVTKAVSEMKQHMNEFSNDELVKVAKTVNKMTFCQLEDGKKKRALKDDAPMYRSVHVQEPQHRDDFLKYACHLTLDPNTAYRQLHLSRGNRKAALKRDPQSYGDSYARFDSLPQVLCTEALSGGAYYWEVDWSGEGAAMGVTYKGIKRTGYGDSCRIGYNRKSWSLFCSDSSYSARHNKDQIETSFSEPVYPGFWVWYESAITLIQL
- the ftr83 gene encoding finTRIM family, member 83 isoform X2 — translated: MASEQDNCHLCKEYLRDAVSIPCGHVFCSICLKTYWDHADHTGTYLCPQCRVTYNKRPTPRRVGGSRHSTLQRNSDGFPPPPPSPDYNVAGPQDVGCDICVGKKNKAVKTCLMCLASYCERHLKPHYESATFKRHKLVDEIGHLDRQICPQHQKGLELFCRTDQMCICVLCTVKEHKGHDMVSAEQERAEEQQRLGATQAEIQERIHDRLKQMEELKQAVDALKNSAQRAMQECEKMFGDMIRSIERMQQEMAKMISTNKRAALNNAEGHLERLTHEITDLKRRDGEITQLSRTEDHIHFIQSYHMLIAQTEAEELPTVTVNPYFTFGPVTKAVSEMKQHMNEFSNDELVKVAKTVNKMTFCQLEDGKKKRALKDDAPMYRSVHVQEPQHRDDFLKYACHLTLDPNTAYRQLHLSRGNRKAALKRDPQSYGDSYARFDSLPQVLCTEALSGGAYYWEVDWSGEGAAMGVTYKGIKRTGYGDSCRIGYNRKSWSLFCSDSSYSARHNKDQIEVKAPYSSRIGVFLDHAAGTLSFYSLGETMSLIHRFQTSFSEPVYPGFWVWYESAITLIQL